A genomic stretch from Juglans microcarpa x Juglans regia isolate MS1-56 chromosome 3S, Jm3101_v1.0, whole genome shotgun sequence includes:
- the LOC121258076 gene encoding probable prefoldin subunit 5, with translation MASSRSAVRVSEMEKMSLEQLKAVKEQADLELNLLQDSLNNVRTATTRLELASSALHDLSLRPQGKKMLVPLTASLYVPGRLDDADKVLVDVGTGYFIEKTMAEGKDYCERKINLLRSNFDQLVEVASKKKSVADEVGAILQAKLKQLSPST, from the exons ATGGCATCGTCGAGAAGTGCAGTGAGGGTATCGGAGATGGAGAAGATGAGTTTGGAGCAGCTGAAAGCAGTAAAGGAGCAGGCCGATCTCGAACTTAATCTCCTCCAGGATAGCCTCAACAACGTCCGCACCGCCACCACTCGCCTCGAGCTTGCTTCCTCCGCCCTTCACGACCTCTCTCTCCGCCCCCAAG GAAAGAAAATGCTGGTTCCTCTTACTGCTTCTCTGTATGTACCTGGCAGACTTGATGATGCGGATAAAGTCTTGGTAGATGTTGGCACTGGTTACTTCATTGAG AAAACAATGGCTGAAGGGAAAGATTATTGTGAGCGTAAAATCAACTTGCTGAGATCCAACTTTGATCAACTTGTTGAG GTTGCTTCTAAAAAGAAAAGCGTAGCAGATGAAGTCGGGGCAATCTTACAGGCAAAATTGAAGCAATTATCTCCTTCAACTTAG